The proteins below come from a single uncultured Dethiosulfovibrio sp. genomic window:
- a CDS encoding transposase produces MVKRAILSVAPSVEVIKEKVKALSLAHFEETGVRVDKGLCWAHLACNRDYSYISVKKKRGYDGMVASGILPWFREIAVHDFWRS; encoded by the coding sequence ATGGTCAAAAGAGCGATTCTCTCCGTAGCCCCATCTGTGGAGGTCATAAAGGAGAAGGTCAAAGCTCTCTCCTTGGCCCATTTCGAAGAAACAGGTGTTCGAGTAGATAAAGGACTCTGTTGGGCCCACTTAGCCTGTAACCGCGACTACTCCTACATCTCCGTCAAGAAGAAGCGAGGCTACGACGGAATGGTCGCCTCTGGGATACTTCCCTGGTTCAGGGAGATAGCCGTCCATGATTTCTGGCGTTCCTAA
- a CDS encoding oligosaccharide flippase family protein, giving the protein MFTDFFLKGFSIITMPIFTRLLSTSDYGVVALYNTWLSIFSIVITLSLANSLGIAKSDFAERYDQFASSVLFLSLLLFMGFVSVFWLSKEFLTAVTGLSVLLVFLAVFQAYFRFVRTYIIFKLRFEYKANRVSVLTIISTLLGAALSIALILTVSEENRYYGRILGEFLVAGLVSIPCFIFIIKRGKKLVEPNFWKYALCYSSPLVISELSVLINASFDKIVISKYLGNASTGIYSFAYSVGMIASIILASSNLAWTPWFFDKMKSKEFGLIQKASLVYRDLFVLGYVALLFISPEMVRLLADQRYWDGLYLVPWVFMAVYFHFMAFFEIRIQSYEKKTYLNASGTLLSAAVNIVLNLLFVPKYGYPAAAITTAVSYFSFFLFHFIATRKILGINMYGSGFHLRSIAYLAVSTVVFFVLGHLLFVRVLVLLGLTYGVFRVCKKAMALFVQ; this is encoded by the coding sequence ATGTTTACTGACTTTTTTTTGAAGGGATTTTCGATAATTACAATGCCCATATTCACGAGGCTATTATCAACCTCTGACTACGGCGTCGTTGCACTTTACAACACGTGGCTCTCTATTTTTTCCATTGTGATTACGTTAAGTCTAGCAAATTCCCTCGGTATAGCAAAATCGGACTTTGCGGAGCGATATGATCAATTTGCCTCAAGTGTACTGTTTCTCTCTCTTCTGCTGTTTATGGGGTTCGTATCAGTTTTTTGGCTGTCAAAAGAATTTTTGACAGCTGTCACCGGGCTATCCGTCCTGCTTGTCTTTTTGGCGGTCTTCCAGGCTTATTTCCGGTTTGTCAGGACATATATAATTTTCAAACTTCGTTTTGAGTATAAGGCTAATAGAGTTTCAGTGTTGACGATAATATCCACACTGCTTGGTGCCGCCTTGTCCATCGCCCTTATTCTCACAGTCTCTGAGGAAAACAGGTATTACGGCAGGATACTGGGAGAGTTTTTGGTCGCTGGTCTTGTTTCCATACCATGTTTTATATTTATAATTAAGCGTGGAAAAAAGCTGGTAGAGCCTAATTTTTGGAAGTATGCTTTGTGTTATTCGTCACCTCTGGTTATCAGCGAACTAAGCGTTCTTATAAATGCGAGCTTTGATAAGATCGTTATAAGCAAGTATTTAGGAAATGCTTCAACAGGAATATATAGTTTTGCATATAGCGTAGGGATGATCGCTAGTATTATCCTGGCGTCGTCTAACCTTGCGTGGACTCCGTGGTTTTTTGACAAGATGAAATCAAAGGAGTTTGGCCTGATACAAAAAGCCTCCTTGGTCTATAGGGATCTTTTTGTGTTAGGCTATGTGGCTCTTCTATTTATAAGTCCAGAAATGGTAAGGCTACTGGCAGACCAAAGATATTGGGACGGGTTATATCTGGTCCCCTGGGTTTTTATGGCGGTATATTTTCATTTCATGGCTTTTTTTGAGATAAGGATACAAAGTTACGAGAAGAAGACTTATTTGAATGCCTCAGGTACCCTTCTCTCCGCTGCTGTAAACATCGTTTTGAACCTTTTGTTTGTTCCCAAGTACGGCTATCCTGCTGCCGCTATAACCACCGCTGTTTCCTATTTTTCTTTCTTTCTTTTTCACTTTATAGCGACACGTAAGATTCTAGGTATCAATATGTACGGATCAGGTTTTCATCTTAGGTCTATTGCCTATCTAGCGGTGTCTACTGTAGTTTTTTTTGTGCTAGGCCATCTTCTTTTCGTTCGAGTCTTGGTTTTGCTTGGGCTAACGTATGGAGTCTTTAGAGTTTGCAAAAAAGCTATGGCTTTGTTTGTGCAATAG
- a CDS encoding gamma-glutamyl-gamma-aminobutyrate hydrolase family protein (Members of this family of hydrolases with an active site Cys residue belong to MEROPS family C26.), translating to MIALLTPREVTDSHGVPTDVIESTYIDFFESLGLDPWAISNFHSEIPALVKKTSVDVVVLTGGGSLPPHYYDSPHDDPLQLKRDRMEERLIDWAIGESIPILGICRGMQHINALFGGKISRLTNLDVPRKIGLDHPVMLSNAKEIYVNNFHNDGILEKSLAKGLDLLALDRENGVVEGFCCNEKKILGLQWHPERSFEKEESARISTELVKMFISDGGVL from the coding sequence GTGATAGCTCTTCTGACGCCGAGAGAGGTAACCGATTCTCATGGAGTGCCTACAGATGTCATCGAGTCCACCTATATAGATTTTTTCGAAAGTTTGGGCTTAGATCCTTGGGCAATATCCAATTTTCACAGTGAGATTCCTGCTTTGGTCAAAAAAACCTCGGTTGATGTAGTAGTGCTGACCGGTGGGGGAAGTTTGCCACCTCACTACTACGATAGTCCCCATGATGATCCTTTACAGCTCAAAAGAGATCGAATGGAGGAAAGACTCATAGATTGGGCGATAGGCGAGAGCATACCTATACTGGGAATATGTCGTGGAATGCAACATATAAACGCCCTGTTCGGGGGGAAGATATCCAGGCTCACCAATCTGGACGTTCCGAGAAAAATTGGCTTAGACCACCCAGTGATGCTCTCGAACGCTAAGGAGATATATGTCAATAACTTTCATAACGATGGGATTCTCGAAAAGAGCCTGGCTAAAGGACTCGACCTGTTGGCCTTAGACCGGGAAAACGGAGTGGTGGAAGGTTTTTGCTGTAACGAGAAGAAAATACTCGGACTACAGTGGCATCCTGAAAGATCTTTTGAAAAAGAAGAATCAGCTCGAATCTCGACCGAACTGGTCAAGATGTTTATCTCAGATGGAGGCGTGCTATAG
- a CDS encoding IS3 family transposase encodes MIGASDRRKAVELIEEAISNGSTQAKACRELGITERTFQRWCKEGEVKEDQRPYAPRSNPQKLSPTEERKVLELANSPEYASAPPAQIENDLLEKDLYIASESTFYRILRRHKQLNHRGRAAAPVKRSITTHKADGPNQLWSWDITYICGPAKGLFYYLYLIMDLYSRKIVGWEVYDEESGELASEVVTKAVLSEKIRLSEKPMVLHADNGSPMKSATLIATMEKLGALFSHSRPRVSNDNPYSESVFKTLKYRPAFPSGGFKDIDEARTWIHRFVSWYNHTHRHSALNYVTPEQRHEGKAQEILAKRESTLREAKRRHPNRWRNRPIRNCSIEETVYLNPEKESQEKRRD; translated from the coding sequence ATGATCGGTGCCTCAGATCGCCGCAAAGCAGTGGAACTGATCGAAGAGGCCATATCCAATGGATCGACCCAGGCCAAAGCCTGTAGGGAGCTCGGTATCACCGAAAGGACCTTCCAGCGTTGGTGCAAAGAGGGAGAGGTCAAAGAGGATCAAAGGCCCTACGCTCCCAGAAGCAACCCTCAGAAGCTCTCTCCGACAGAGGAGAGAAAGGTACTGGAGTTAGCCAACAGCCCAGAATATGCCAGCGCACCGCCAGCCCAGATAGAGAACGATCTACTGGAAAAAGACCTCTATATAGCCTCCGAGTCCACTTTCTACAGGATACTGAGGAGACATAAACAACTCAACCACCGAGGCAGAGCAGCGGCTCCGGTGAAAAGGAGTATAACCACCCATAAAGCCGATGGTCCTAACCAGCTGTGGTCCTGGGACATAACCTATATCTGTGGTCCTGCCAAAGGGCTGTTTTACTATCTGTACCTCATAATGGACCTCTACAGCAGAAAGATAGTCGGCTGGGAGGTCTACGACGAAGAATCAGGGGAGCTGGCCTCGGAGGTAGTCACCAAAGCGGTGTTGTCGGAAAAGATCCGACTCTCCGAGAAGCCGATGGTCCTACATGCTGACAACGGAAGCCCCATGAAAAGTGCTACATTGATAGCCACTATGGAAAAGCTGGGAGCCCTGTTTTCCCACAGCAGACCGAGAGTAAGCAACGACAACCCTTACAGCGAGTCGGTCTTTAAGACCCTGAAGTACAGACCGGCCTTCCCCAGCGGTGGCTTCAAGGATATAGACGAAGCGAGGACATGGATCCACCGGTTCGTGTCCTGGTATAACCACACCCATCGCCATAGCGCCTTGAATTACGTGACACCTGAGCAAAGGCATGAAGGGAAAGCTCAGGAAATACTGGCTAAGAGGGAAAGTACCCTGAGAGAGGCCAAAAGACGACATCCCAACAGATGGAGAAACAGACCGATAAGGAACTGCTCCATAGAGGAGACAGTCTACCTGAACCCGGAGAAAGAGTCCCAGGAAAAGCGTAGAGACTGA
- a CDS encoding phosphocholine cytidylyltransferase family protein, protein MKAIILAAGQGTRLKKYTENLPKGMLPFNGKTIIERQIELFRSCGIDRIIVIRGFAGDRIQYKDVTYYTNTEYATTNMIESLLAAKGEFDNDIIVSYSDVLFTKEMLDRMIGAKGDYVVAVDDNWKSYWQARYGRVDFDTESLTIDGDSNILSLGKENPDPSEIDARYVGLLKFSAIGLKKITEILDEAYRSYIDKPWKQSGKAVRQAYMTDLLQAIIESDEKVKAERFNNGWIEFDTNEDYENACRWLEEGTLGEYVGIESL, encoded by the coding sequence ATGAAAGCCATAATACTAGCGGCAGGGCAGGGAACAAGGCTCAAAAAATACACGGAAAATCTCCCCAAAGGAATGTTGCCCTTCAACGGCAAAACTATCATTGAGCGTCAAATAGAGCTGTTCCGTTCCTGCGGAATTGACAGAATAATAGTGATCCGTGGCTTTGCCGGCGATCGTATTCAGTATAAAGATGTTACTTACTATACCAACACCGAGTATGCCACCACAAACATGATCGAGTCACTCTTGGCCGCAAAAGGCGAGTTTGACAACGATATAATAGTAAGCTATTCGGACGTTCTTTTCACGAAAGAAATGTTGGACCGGATGATCGGTGCTAAGGGAGATTACGTCGTTGCCGTAGACGATAACTGGAAGAGCTATTGGCAAGCTAGATATGGGAGGGTGGACTTTGACACGGAAAGCTTGACCATAGATGGAGACTCTAACATCCTCTCTTTAGGGAAAGAGAACCCCGATCCCAGCGAGATCGACGCCCGCTACGTAGGACTGCTAAAGTTTTCAGCCATAGGACTTAAAAAAATTACTGAAATACTGGATGAGGCGTATCGCTCCTACATCGACAAGCCGTGGAAACAGTCGGGGAAGGCAGTTCGCCAGGCCTACATGACGGACCTTCTCCAGGCTATTATAGAATCCGACGAGAAGGTCAAGGCAGAGCGTTTTAACAACGGCTGGATAGAGTTCGATACCAACGAAGACTACGAAAACGCTTGCCGTTGGCTGGAGGAAGGGACGTTAGGGGAGTATGTGGGAATTGAAAGCCTATAG
- a CDS encoding CDP-glycerol glycerophosphotransferase family protein, producing MMRSFLRKITPEAVKNVVRKIKLLINPHLELYQIARQANLHKNCLKKLKNKKRVRVAFFITHSSVWKYDGVFKLMLEDSRFDPKVVICPVINYGRENMTVEMDKAYSHFKEKGYQPTKGYDASTNNFLDVKKIINPDIIFFTNPHNIVVKNFCVTNFMNLLSCYVPYNLNVTCMFEEQNDLLFHNVLWKAFYETSIHLDIARKSRNKGANVVITGFPGVDDLIYGKRTETPAWKEYVSTAKRIIWAPHHSIGKNGVTYSNFLLYGDLFRLIAQRYQGRVQLAFKPHPLLKVKLYNHPLWGKEKTDEYYRWWQEGENTQLETDTYIDLFNGSDAMILDSCSFTAEYLYCGKPSLFTMLDSDMPSRFNEFGKMALTQHYHAYSEEDIINFIDKVILDGDDYMKDQRDVFFKEYLLPPNGNTASENIFNCICKELFD from the coding sequence ATGATGCGGAGCTTTCTCCGAAAAATTACGCCCGAGGCTGTCAAGAACGTTGTTCGTAAAATTAAGTTGTTGATTAATCCGCATTTGGAATTATACCAAATAGCTCGTCAAGCAAATCTACATAAAAATTGTTTAAAAAAACTAAAAAACAAAAAAAGAGTTAGGGTCGCTTTTTTCATAACACATTCTTCGGTTTGGAAGTACGATGGGGTTTTTAAGTTAATGCTGGAGGATAGCCGTTTTGATCCCAAAGTTGTTATTTGTCCCGTCATAAATTACGGGAGAGAAAACATGACTGTAGAAATGGACAAGGCCTACTCTCACTTTAAAGAGAAAGGGTATCAGCCTACAAAAGGTTATGATGCAAGCACTAATAATTTTCTGGATGTGAAAAAAATAATTAATCCTGATATTATTTTTTTTACTAATCCTCATAACATTGTAGTAAAAAATTTTTGTGTGACTAATTTTATGAATCTATTATCCTGCTATGTCCCTTACAATTTAAACGTTACATGTATGTTTGAAGAGCAAAATGACCTGCTTTTTCACAATGTCTTATGGAAAGCTTTCTATGAAACCAGTATACATCTCGATATTGCAAGGAAATCACGTAACAAAGGGGCAAATGTGGTCATAACCGGATTCCCTGGAGTTGATGACCTTATCTATGGGAAAAGAACTGAAACTCCGGCATGGAAGGAGTATGTCTCCACCGCAAAGAGGATAATATGGGCTCCTCACCATAGCATAGGCAAGAATGGTGTTACTTACTCTAATTTTTTACTTTATGGCGATTTGTTTAGGCTGATAGCTCAAAGATATCAAGGCCGGGTTCAACTTGCCTTTAAGCCCCACCCTCTCCTGAAGGTAAAGCTTTACAATCACCCTCTATGGGGAAAAGAAAAAACCGACGAGTACTATCGGTGGTGGCAGGAAGGGGAAAACACACAGCTAGAAACTGATACTTATATAGACCTTTTTAATGGATCCGATGCTATGATACTGGATAGTTGCTCGTTTACAGCAGAATATCTCTACTGTGGAAAACCTTCTCTTTTCACGATGCTCGACTCTGATATGCCATCAAGATTCAACGAATTTGGCAAGATGGCTCTCACTCAGCATTATCATGCTTATAGCGAGGAAGATATCATTAATTTTATAGATAAAGTTATCTTAGATGGCGACGACTATATGAAAGATCAACGTGACGTTTTCTTTAAGGAGTATCTTTTGCCCCCTAATGGGAATACGGCATCGGAAAACATATTCAATTGCATCTGCAAGGAATTATTTGATTAG
- a CDS encoding glycosyltransferase family 2 protein yields the protein MLSVVIVTYNQEKCVLHTLNSMLKSDVHDMELIVTDDFSTDRTPEVVEDWIDKNGHQFANAKLVKGSKNVGIVGNFRKGIAASKGSLLKGLAGDDWFLPGAIDIIKKYDGIKNTIFCSDVVEVDELTGKKRIRRNDRRLFTPMTNRERANLLAGVGCMILAPGAFYSRDVWDDSAHLLCGIKHIEDYYLWFCSAKKGKRFAEVAFSPVCYRVHGNNTCAFKLKKLSAVQRDFLRDEMNINIKMSRDAEVSLVARYSAMVRFIAGFLFYKSYDYVGRSVAMWLLRIIRLADPIYFKNATLKVREHILNR from the coding sequence ATGCTTTCCGTTGTCATAGTGACCTATAATCAAGAAAAATGTGTCCTTCATACTCTGAATAGTATGCTGAAGTCTGATGTCCATGATATGGAGCTGATAGTAACTGATGACTTCTCTACAGACCGAACTCCTGAGGTTGTCGAGGATTGGATAGATAAAAACGGCCACCAATTCGCCAACGCAAAACTCGTCAAAGGCTCGAAAAATGTTGGTATAGTCGGGAACTTTAGAAAGGGTATCGCAGCATCAAAGGGATCTCTCCTTAAGGGTTTGGCTGGCGATGACTGGTTCCTTCCAGGAGCTATTGATATAATAAAGAAATACGATGGTATAAAAAACACAATTTTTTGCTCTGATGTCGTTGAGGTTGATGAACTAACTGGAAAAAAACGGATTAGGAGAAACGACCGACGACTTTTTACGCCAATGACTAACCGTGAGAGGGCAAATCTTTTAGCTGGTGTGGGTTGTATGATACTGGCTCCAGGAGCTTTTTATTCAAGGGATGTGTGGGATGATTCAGCGCATCTGCTTTGCGGAATAAAACACATAGAAGACTACTATCTGTGGTTTTGTTCCGCAAAAAAAGGCAAGCGATTTGCGGAGGTGGCGTTTTCTCCTGTTTGTTATAGGGTTCATGGGAATAATACATGTGCATTTAAATTAAAAAAACTCTCTGCCGTGCAAAGGGATTTTCTCAGAGATGAGATGAACATAAATATAAAGATGTCAAGGGATGCTGAGGTGTCTCTTGTTGCCAGATATAGTGCTATGGTGCGATTTATAGCAGGTTTTCTGTTTTATAAAAGCTATGATTATGTGGGGAGAAGCGTTGCGATGTGGCTATTGAGGATAATTCGTTTAGCAGATCCCATATACTTCAAGAATGCGACTCTCAAAGTAAGAGAGCACATTTTGAATCGGTAA